In Streptococcus sp. SN-1, a single genomic region encodes these proteins:
- a CDS encoding GH92 family glycosyl hydrolase: MKPLLETIDTRFGTSSKHAFSRGNTLPYTGVPFGMNYFVPQTSDQEGAWFFDPHLPIFQGIRLTHQPSPWIGDYSWLLLTPATGQLGGDSLFHRQSSYDIEKASFQPHYLKIFSLRYQIETQLTPTYYGASIRLEQKQGKALSLYLHAADELTVEQVDKRTLALRQEGKTETNKNPLTMFTSLQMNTDILAISQEDGDWRIDLEDSHAEIQLATSFISPSQALVNLPQEDFDSCKTNAKSDWENLLHRFDVIETGEADRTFFDHCLYRLFLFPQTFYEIDESGQAIHMDLATGTVKPGILFSNNGFWDTFRTIFPLFALIIPEHYHRFLEGFLNSYRDTGFLPKWLAPDERGMMPGTLLDGIIADSACKDMAPDLEEELLQAMLETATKSDPLGINGRHGLAQYQELGYLSTDHHESVSHTLDYAYSDFCIASCAEKLGQNDIAETYRTASQNYRHLFDAETGYMRARDNQGNFRPDFSPYSWGRDYAECSAIQATLGVLHDIPDLIQLMGGKEAFSNYLLKTCQDAPLFETTGYGYEIHEMSEMATAPFGQLAISNQPSFHIPYLFRYSNYPDYTALLIKTLRQKAFHPSWQAYPGDEDNGSLSAWYIWSALGFYPTCPGKPSYDLGIPLFDHLRIYLAKEDKWLDIHTEQNHNHFNFVKECRLNTTLVSTIQHQDLLKADQLTFTLSWLPSQPSTS; the protein is encoded by the coding sequence ATGAAACCACTACTTGAAACCATCGATACCCGCTTTGGAACTTCCAGCAAGCATGCCTTTTCTCGGGGAAATACCCTGCCATACACAGGCGTTCCTTTTGGGATGAATTACTTTGTGCCCCAGACCAGTGACCAGGAGGGAGCTTGGTTTTTCGATCCGCATCTGCCCATCTTTCAGGGAATTCGATTGACCCATCAGCCCAGTCCTTGGATTGGCGACTACTCTTGGCTCCTTCTGACACCTGCCACAGGCCAGCTAGGTGGAGACAGCCTCTTTCACCGCCAGTCTTCTTATGATATCGAAAAAGCCTCTTTCCAACCTCATTATCTGAAGATTTTCTCCCTGCGCTATCAGATTGAAACCCAGCTCACACCGACTTACTACGGTGCTTCTATTCGTTTGGAGCAAAAGCAAGGCAAAGCACTCTCCCTCTATCTTCACGCAGCAGATGAACTGACCGTGGAGCAAGTAGATAAGCGAACTCTTGCCCTGCGACAAGAAGGTAAAACTGAGACCAACAAAAATCCACTAACGATGTTCACATCCCTGCAAATGAATACGGATATTCTTGCTATCAGCCAAGAAGACGGAGACTGGCGAATTGACTTGGAAGATAGTCATGCCGAGATTCAACTAGCGACTTCTTTCATCTCCCCTTCTCAAGCTCTAGTCAATCTACCTCAAGAAGATTTTGATAGCTGTAAAACAAATGCCAAATCGGACTGGGAAAATCTCCTCCATCGTTTTGATGTTATCGAGACAGGAGAGGCTGACCGAACCTTCTTTGATCACTGCCTTTACAGACTCTTCCTCTTCCCACAGACTTTTTATGAGATTGATGAATCAGGGCAAGCCATCCACATGGATCTGGCTACTGGTACTGTCAAGCCTGGTATACTCTTTAGCAACAATGGTTTCTGGGATACCTTCCGCACCATCTTCCCCCTCTTTGCCCTTATCATACCAGAACACTATCACCGCTTTTTAGAAGGTTTTCTCAATAGCTACCGCGATACTGGCTTCCTTCCAAAATGGCTGGCTCCAGATGAACGGGGTATGATGCCAGGTACACTTTTAGACGGTATTATCGCAGATAGCGCCTGCAAGGACATGGCTCCCGACTTGGAAGAAGAACTCCTCCAGGCTATGCTTGAAACAGCCACCAAATCCGACCCTCTCGGCATCAATGGTCGCCACGGACTAGCCCAATACCAAGAATTAGGTTATCTCTCTACCGACCACCACGAAAGTGTCAGTCACACTCTTGACTATGCCTATAGCGACTTTTGTATCGCCAGCTGTGCCGAAAAACTTGGTCAGAATGACATCGCGGAAACTTATAGAACTGCGTCACAAAATTACCGCCATCTATTTGATGCTGAGACAGGTTACATGCGAGCGCGAGACAATCAAGGAAACTTCCGTCCTGACTTCTCTCCTTATAGTTGGGGACGTGATTATGCCGAATGTTCAGCCATCCAAGCAACTTTAGGTGTCCTCCACGACATCCCAGATTTAATCCAACTTATGGGTGGAAAAGAAGCCTTCAGCAACTATCTTTTGAAAACCTGTCAAGATGCTCCCCTCTTTGAGACAACAGGCTATGGTTACGAAATTCACGAAATGAGCGAAATGGCTACTGCTCCTTTTGGACAACTCGCCATTTCTAACCAGCCGAGCTTCCACATTCCTTATCTCTTCCGCTACAGCAACTACCCTGACTATACTGCCCTTCTCATCAAGACTCTCCGTCAGAAAGCCTTTCACCCAAGCTGGCAAGCCTATCCTGGCGATGAGGACAATGGCAGTCTCTCAGCCTGGTACATCTGGTCAGCTCTCGGTTTTTATCCGACCTGTCCAGGAAAACCAAGCTATGATCTCGGAATCCCTCTCTTTGACCACCTCCGAATCTATCTCGCTAAAGAAGATAAATGGCTAGATATTCATACTGAGCAAAACCACAACCATTTTAACTTTGTCAAAGAATGCCGACTGAACACAACTCTAGTATCAACTATTCAACACCAAGACCTCCTAAAAGCTGATCAGCTAACCTTCACCCTCAGCTGGTTACCAAGTCAGCCGTCCACTTCCTGA
- a CDS encoding glycoside hydrolase family 125 protein — MIYSKEIVREWLDEVAEQAKDHPEWVDVFERCYTDTLDNTVEILEDGSTFVLTGDIPAMWLRDSTAQLRPYLHVAKRDALLRQTIAGLVKRQMTLILKDPYANSFNIEENWKGHHETDHTDLNGWIWERKYEVDSLCYPLQLAYLLWKETGETSQFDETFVAATKEILHLWTVEQDHNNSPYRFVRDTDRKEDTLVNDGFGPDFAVTGMTWSAFRPSDDCCQYSYLIPSNMFAVVVLGYVQEIFAALNLADSQSVITDAKRLQDEIQEGIENYAYTTNSKGEKIYAFEVDGLGNASIMDDPNVPSLLAVPYLGYCSVDDEVYQATRRTILSPENPYFYQGEYASGLGSSHTFYRYIWPIALSIQGLTTRDKAEKKFLLDQLVACDGGTGVMHESFHVDDPTLYSREWFSWANMMFCELVLDYLDIR; from the coding sequence ATGATTTATTCAAAAGAAATTGTTAGAGAATGGCTAGATGAAGTGGCAGAGCAGGCTAAGGACCATCCAGAGTGGGTGGATGTTTTCGAGCGTTGCTACACCGACACCTTGGACAATACGGTTGAAATCCTAGAAGATGGTTCGACCTTTGTCTTGACCGGGGATATTCCTGCTATGTGGCTTCGGGATTCGACAGCCCAACTCAGACCCTACCTGCATGTTGCTAAAAGAGATGCCCTCCTGCGTCAGACCATTGCAGGTTTGGTTAAACGTCAGATGACCTTGATACTCAAGGATCCTTATGCCAATTCCTTTAACATCGAGGAAAACTGGAAGGGGCATCACGAGACCGACCACACAGACCTTAATGGCTGGATTTGGGAACGCAAGTACGAGGTGGACTCGCTTTGCTATCCTTTGCAGTTGGCTTATCTCCTTTGGAAAGAGACTGGCGAGACTAGTCAGTTTGATGAGACTTTTGTCGCAGCGACCAAGGAAATTCTTCATCTGTGGACGGTGGAACAAGACCACAATAATTCACCTTATCGTTTTGTTCGTGATACCGATCGTAAGGAAGACACCTTGGTAAATGATGGATTTGGCCCTGATTTTGCAGTGACAGGCATGACCTGGTCAGCTTTTCGTCCGAGTGATGACTGTTGCCAGTATAGCTACTTGATACCGTCAAATATGTTTGCTGTAGTAGTCTTGGGTTATGTGCAAGAGATCTTCGCAGCATTAAACCTAGCTGATAGCCAGAGTGTTATCACAGACGCTAAGCGTCTTCAGGATGAAATCCAAGAAGGAATCGAAAACTACGCCTACACCACCAACAGTAAGGGCGAAAAGATTTACGCCTTTGAAGTGGATGGTCTAGGAAATGCTAGCATCATGGATGATCCAAATGTACCAAGTTTGTTGGCTGTGCCTTATCTGGGCTACTGTTCGGTCGATGATGAAGTTTATCAAGCAACTCGTCGTACCATTCTGAGCCCTGAAAATCCCTACTTCTACCAAGGAGAATACGCTAGTGGTCTCGGAAGTTCTCATACCTTCTATCGCTATATCTGGCCAATCGCCCTTTCTATCCAAGGTTTGACAACAAGAGATAAGGCAGAGAAAAAATTCTTGCTGGATCAGCTGGTTGCTTGTGATGGGGGAACAGGTGTCATGCACGAAAGCTTTCACGTAGATGACCCAACTCTCTACTCTCGTGAATGGTTCTCTTGGGCTAATATGATGTTCTGTGAGTTGGTCTTGGATTACTTGGATATCCGCTAA
- a CDS encoding alpha-mannosidase produces MENVVVHIISHSHWDREWYLPFESHRMQLVELFDNLFDLFENDPEFKSFHLDGQTIVLDDYLQIRPENRDKVQRYIDQGKLKIGPFYILQDDYLISSEANVRNTLIGQAECAKWGKSTQIGYFPDTFGNMGQAPQILQKSGIHVAAFGRGVKPIGFDNQVLEDEQFTSQFSEMYWQGADGSRVLGILFANWYSNGNEIPVDKEEALTFWKQKLSDVRAYASTNQWLMMNGCDHQPVQKNLSEAIRVANELFPDVTFVHSSFDEYVQAVESALPEQLSTVTGELTSQETDGWYTLANTSSSRIYLKQAFQENSNLLEQVVEPLTIITGGHNHKDQLTYAWKTLLQNAPHDSICGCSVDEVHREMETRFAKVNQVGNFVKSNLLNEWKGKIATAKAQSDYLFTVINTGLHDKVDTVSTVIDVATCDFKELHPTEGYKKMAALTLPSYRVEDLDGRPVEAKIEDLGANFEYDLPKDKFRQARIARQVRVTIPVHLAPLSWTTFQLLEGEQEHRDGIYQNGAIDTPFVTVSVDDNITVYDKTTHEAYEDFIRFEDRGDIGNEYIYFQPKGTEPIYAELKGYEILENTARYAKILLKHELTMPVSADEKLEEEQKGIIEFMKREAGRSEELTSIPLETELTVFVDNPQIRCKTRFTNTAKDHRIRLLVKTHNTRPSNDSESIYEVVTRPNKPAASWENPENPQHQQAFVSLYDDEKGVTVSNKGLNEYEILGDDTIAVTILRASGELGDWGYFPTPEAQCLREFEVEFAIECHQAQERFSAFRRAKALQTQFTSLQLARQEGSVAATGSLLSHSVLSIPQICPTAFKVAENEEGYVLRYYNMCSENVRVPESQHLFLDLLERPYPVHRGLIAPQEIRTELIKKEEI; encoded by the coding sequence ATGGAAAATGTTGTCGTACATATTATCTCACATAGTCACTGGGACCGTGAGTGGTACTTGCCTTTTGAAAGCCACCGTATGCAGTTGGTGGAATTATTTGACAATCTCTTTGATCTCTTTGAAAATGACCCTGAGTTCAAGAGTTTCCACTTGGATGGACAAACTATTGTCCTTGACGACTACTTGCAAATTCGCCCTGAAAATCGCGACAAAGTCCAACGATACATCGACCAAGGCAAACTTAAAATTGGTCCCTTTTACATCTTGCAGGATGATTACTTGATTTCAAGTGAAGCCAACGTCCGCAATACCTTGATTGGTCAAGCAGAATGTGCAAAATGGGGCAAATCAACCCAGATTGGTTACTTCCCAGATACCTTTGGAAATATGGGGCAAGCGCCTCAAATCCTTCAAAAATCAGGCATTCACGTGGCCGCTTTTGGTCGTGGTGTGAAGCCGATTGGATTTGATAACCAAGTCCTCGAAGATGAGCAGTTTACTTCTCAGTTTTCAGAAATGTACTGGCAGGGTGCGGACGGAAGTCGTGTCCTCGGGATTCTCTTTGCCAACTGGTACAGTAATGGGAATGAAATCCCAGTTGATAAAGAAGAGGCCTTGACCTTCTGGAAACAAAAATTGTCAGATGTGCGTGCCTATGCTTCGACCAACCAATGGTTGATGATGAACGGCTGTGACCACCAGCCTGTCCAGAAAAATTTGAGTGAAGCCATTCGTGTGGCAAATGAACTCTTCCCAGATGTAACCTTTGTTCATAGTTCTTTTGATGAATATGTCCAAGCCGTGGAAAGTGCCCTACCAGAGCAATTATCAACGGTTACAGGTGAGTTGACCAGTCAGGAAACTGATGGTTGGTACACACTTGCCAACACTTCTTCATCTCGTATTTATCTCAAACAAGCCTTTCAAGAAAATAGCAATCTGCTAGAACAAGTGGTGGAACCCTTGACCATTATCACTGGTGGACACAACCACAAGGACCAGTTGACCTATGCTTGGAAAACACTTTTGCAGAATGCGCCGCATGATAGTATCTGTGGCTGTAGCGTGGACGAAGTTCACCGCGAGATGGAAACGCGTTTTGCCAAGGTCAATCAGGTCGGAAACTTTGTTAAGAGCAATCTTCTTAACGAGTGGAAGGGTAAAATCGCTACAGCTAAGGCTCAAAGTGATTATCTCTTTACTGTCATTAACACAGGCTTGCATGATAAGGTTGATACGGTCAGCACAGTGATTGATGTGGCGACTTGTGATTTCAAGGAATTGCACCCAACAGAAGGCTATAAGAAGATGGCTGCCTTAACCTTGCCAAGCTACCGTGTGGAAGACTTGGATGGTCGTCCTGTAGAGGCTAAAATCGAAGACCTTGGGGCTAATTTTGAGTATGATTTACCAAAAGACAAGTTCCGCCAAGCTCGTATTGCCCGTCAAGTGCGCGTGACCATCCCCGTTCACCTAGCACCGCTTTCTTGGACAACCTTCCAATTGCTGGAAGGAGAACAAGAACACCGTGATGGCATCTACCAAAACGGAGCGATTGATACGCCATTTGTAACGGTGAGTGTGGATGACAACATCACAGTCTATGACAAGACAACTCACGAAGCCTATGAAGATTTTATCCGCTTCGAAGACCGTGGTGACATCGGAAACGAGTACATTTATTTCCAACCAAAAGGAACAGAGCCCATCTATGCAGAGCTTAAGGGTTATGAGATCTTGGAAAACACAGCTCGCTACGCTAAGATTTTGCTCAAACATGAATTGACCATGCCTGTCAGTGCCGATGAAAAGCTAGAAGAAGAGCAAAAAGGCATCATCGAGTTTATGAAGCGTGAAGCTGGACGGTCAGAAGAATTGACAAGCATTCCTCTTGAAACTGAGTTGACTGTCTTTGTTGACAATCCACAAATCCGTTGCAAGACTCGATTTACCAACACTGCCAAAGACCACCGTATCCGTCTCTTGGTCAAGACTCATAACACGCGTCCAAGCAATGATTCTGAAAGCATCTATGAAGTGGTGACACGACCAAACAAACCAGCAGCTTCATGGGAAAATCCTGAAAATCCTCAACACCAACAAGCCTTTGTTAGTCTGTATGACGATGAAAAAGGTGTGACTGTATCTAACAAGGGATTGAATGAATACGAAATTCTAGGAGATGACACCATTGCCGTGACTATTTTGCGTGCATCAGGTGAGTTGGGTGACTGGGGCTACTTCCCAACACCAGAGGCTCAGTGCTTGCGTGAGTTTGAAGTCGAATTTGCGATTGAATGCCACCAAGCCCAAGAACGTTTTTCAGCTTTTCGTCGCGCGAAAGCCTTGCAGACACAATTTACCAGCCTTCAGCTTGCTAGACAGGAAGGAAGCGTGGCTGCGACTGGTAGCCTCTTGAGCCATTCTGTTCTCAGCATACCGCAAATCTGTCCAACAGCTTTTAAGGTAGCCGAAAATGAAGAAGGCTATGTTCTTCGCTACTACAATATGTGTAGTGAAAATGTACGTGTACCGGAAAGTCAACATCTCTTCCTTGACCTACTTGAACGACCATACCCAGTTCATAGAGGCCTCATTGCACCGCAAGAGATTCGTACAGAATTGATCAAAAAAGAAGAAATTTAA
- a CDS encoding ROK family protein, whose protein sequence is MTIATIDIGGTGIKFASLTPDGKILNKTSIPTPESLEDLLAWLDQCLLEQNYSGIAMSVPGAVNQETGVIDGFSAVPYIHGFSWYEALAHHQLPVHLENDANCVGLSELLAHPELENAACVVIGTGIGGAMIINGRLHRGRHGLGGEFGYMTTLAPAEKLNNWSQLASTGNMVRYVIEKSGQTDWDGRKIYQEAAAGNALCQEAIERMNRNLAQGLLNIQYLIDPDVISLGGSISQNPDFIQGVKKAVDDFVDTYEEYTVAPVIQACTYHADANLYGALVNWLQEENQW, encoded by the coding sequence ATGACCATTGCAACGATTGATATCGGAGGGACTGGGATTAAGTTTGCTAGTCTGACTCCTGATGGGAAAATACTGAATAAGACAAGCATTCCAACGCCAGAAAGTTTGGAGGATTTACTAGCTTGGCTAGACCAGTGCTTGTTAGAGCAGAATTACAGCGGGATTGCTATGAGCGTTCCAGGAGCGGTCAATCAAGAAACAGGTGTGATTGATGGCTTCAGTGCCGTTCCTTATATCCACGGCTTTTCTTGGTATGAAGCCCTTGCCCATCATCAGCTACCTGTCCATCTTGAAAATGATGCCAACTGCGTTGGGCTCAGTGAATTGCTTGCTCATCCAGAGCTTGAAAATGCAGCCTGTGTCGTGATTGGGACTGGAATTGGCGGAGCCATGATTATCAATGGAAGGCTTCATCGAGGTCGCCACGGCCTAGGTGGAGAATTTGGCTACATGACAACCCTTGCCCCTGCTGAAAAACTCAACAACTGGTCGCAACTAGCGTCAACTGGAAATATGGTGCGATACGTGATTGAAAAATCTGGTCAGACTGACTGGGACGGTCGCAAGATTTACCAAGAGGCTGCAGCAGGCAATGCCCTTTGTCAAGAAGCCATTGAGCGGATGAATCGTAATTTGGCGCAAGGTTTGCTTAATATCCAGTATCTCATCGATCCAGATGTCATCAGTCTGGGAGGCTCTATCAGTCAAAATCCAGATTTTATTCAAGGTGTCAAGAAGGCTGTAGATGACTTTGTTGACACCTACGAAGAATATACGGTCGCACCCGTTATCCAAGCCTGCACCTATCATGCAGATGCTAATCTCTACGGTGCCCTTGTCAACTGGTTACAGGAGGAAAATCAATGGTAA
- a CDS encoding beta-N-acetylhexosaminidase: MVRFTGISSKQHQAIELLQKHISLPDVEVAVAQSDQASISIKGEGGHYQLTYRKPHQLYRALSLLVTALAEGDKVEIKEKAAYEDLAYMADCSRNAVLNVASAKQMIEVLALMGYSTFELYMEDTYQIEGQPYFGYFRGAYSAEELQEIETYAQQFDMIFVPCIQTLAHLSAFVKWGVKEVQELRDVEDILLIGEEKVYDLIDGMFATLSKLQTRKVNIGMDEAHLVGLGRYLILNGVVDRSLLMCQHLERVLDIADKYGFHCQMWSDMFFKLMSADGQYDRDVEIPEETRVYLDRLKDRVTLVYWDYYQDSEEKYNRNFRNHHKISHDLAFAGGAWKWIGFTPNNHFSRLIAVEANKACRANDIKEVIVTGWGDNGGETAQFSILPSLQIWAELSYRNDLDHLSAHFQTNTGLSVEDFMQIDLANLLPDLPGNLSGINPNRYVFYQDILCPILDRHMTPEQDKPHFAQAAETLANIKEKAGNYAYLFETQAQLNQILSSKVDVGRRIRQAYQEGDKESLQEIARQELPELRSQIEDFHALFSNQWLKENKVFGLDTVDIRMGGLLQRIKRAESRIEAYLAGQIDRIDELEVEILPFTDFYADKDFAATTANQWHTIATASTIYTT, translated from the coding sequence ATGGTAAGATTTACAGGAATTAGCAGTAAACAACATCAAGCTATAGAGTTGCTTCAAAAGCACATTTCTCTACCAGATGTCGAAGTAGCTGTCGCCCAATCTGACCAAGCCTCTATCTCTATCAAGGGTGAGGGTGGACACTATCAACTAACCTATCGCAAACCTCACCAACTCTATCGCGCCTTGTCCTTGTTGGTAACAGCTCTAGCAGAAGGTGATAAAGTAGAGATTAAGGAGAAGGCGGCTTATGAAGATTTAGCCTACATGGCTGACTGTTCTCGAAATGCGGTGCTGAATGTGGCTTCTGCCAAGCAGATGATTGAGGTCTTAGCTCTCATGGGCTACTCAACTTTTGAGCTCTACATGGAAGACACTTACCAGATTGAAGGGCAGCCTTACTTTGGCTATTTCCGTGGAGCCTACTCAGCTGAGGAATTGCAGGAAATTGAAACCTATGCCCAGCAGTTTGACATGATCTTTGTGCCATGTATCCAGACCTTGGCTCACTTGTCAGCTTTCGTCAAATGGGGTGTCAAAGAAGTCCAGGAGCTCCGTGATGTGGAGGATATCCTTCTTATCGGCGAAGAAAAGGTTTATGACCTGATTGATGGTATGTTTGCTACTCTGTCTAAACTACAAACTCGCAAGGTCAATATCGGGATGGACGAAGCCCACTTGGTTGGTTTGGGACGCTACTTGATTCTGAACGGTGTTGTGGATCGTAGTCTCCTCATGTGCCAACACTTGGAGCGCGTGCTGGATATTGCTGACAAATATGGTTTCCACTGCCAGATGTGGAGCGATATGTTCTTTAAACTTATGTCAGCAGATGGCCAGTACGACCGTGATGTGGAAATTCCTGAAGAAACTCGTGTCTACCTGGACCGTCTCAAAGATCGTGTGACCTTAGTTTACTGGGACTATTATCAGGATAGCGAGGAAAAATACAACCGCAATTTCCGCAATCATCATAAGATTAGCCATGATCTTGCCTTTGCAGGGGGAGCTTGGAAGTGGATTGGTTTCACACCCAACAACCATTTCAGCCGTCTCATCGCAGTCGAAGCTAATAAAGCCTGCCGTGCCAATGATATCAAAGAAGTCATCGTGACGGGTTGGGGGGACAATGGTGGGGAAACAGCCCAGTTTTCTATTCTCCCAAGCTTGCAAATCTGGGCTGAACTCAGCTATCGCAATGACCTAGACCATTTGTCTGCTCATTTCCAGACTAATACTGGTCTATCGGTTGAGGACTTTATGCAGATTGACCTAGCTAATCTCTTGCCAGACCTACCGGGTAATCTCAGCGGGATCAATCCTAACCGCTATGTCTTTTATCAGGATATTCTCTGTCCGATCCTTGATCGACACATGACACCTGAACAGGACAAACCGCACTTCGCTCAGGCTGCTGAGACGCTTGCTAACATTAAAGAAAAAGCTGGCAACTATGCCTACCTCTTTGAAACTCAGGCCCAGTTGAATCAGATTTTAAGTAGCAAAGTCGATGTGGGACGGCGCATTCGTCAGGCTTACCAAGAAGGTGATAAAGAAAGCCTGCAAGAAATTGCCAGACAAGAATTACCAGAACTCAGAAGCCAAATTGAAGACTTCCATGCTCTCTTTAGCAACCAATGGCTGAAAGAAAACAAGGTCTTTGGCTTGGACACAGTTGATATCCGTATGGGCGGACTCTTGCAACGCATCAAGCGAGCAGAAAGCCGCATCGAGGCTTATCTAGCTGGTCAGATTGACCGCATCGATGAGTTAGAAGTGGAAATCTTACCATTTACAGACTTCTACGCAGACAAGGACTTCGCAGCCACAACAGCCAACCAGTGGCATACCATTGCGACAGCTTCAACCATTTATACAACCTAA
- a CDS encoding sugar ABC transporter permease, which yields MNKFSKTLRDNWIFLLMVLPGALWLILFFYIPVFGNVVAFKDYHMTSNGFIDSIVNSKWVGLDNFRFLFSSKDAFIITRNTVLYNLGFIFIGLIVSVGIAIILSELRSKRMVKIFQTSMLFPYFLSWVIISFFTDAFLNIDKGVFNHFLESIGMKEVNFYADLGIWPYLLLFLGIWKGFGYSSVMYYATIMGIDPTYYEAATVDGASKWQRIRNVTIPQLTPLVTVLTILAVGNIFRADFGLFYQIPHNAGQLYNVTNVLDVYVYNGLTQTADIGMASAAGLYQSVVGLILVILSNLLARRVDPNSALF from the coding sequence ATGAATAAGTTTTCAAAAACCTTGAGAGACAACTGGATCTTTCTCTTGATGGTTTTGCCAGGGGCACTCTGGTTGATTCTATTCTTCTACATTCCAGTATTTGGGAACGTGGTTGCCTTTAAAGACTACCACATGACCAGTAATGGATTTATAGATAGTATCGTGAATAGTAAATGGGTCGGACTCGATAATTTCAGATTCTTGTTTAGTTCAAAAGACGCCTTTATCATCACTCGAAATACTGTCCTCTACAATCTCGGCTTTATCTTTATCGGTTTGATTGTATCTGTAGGGATTGCTATCATCCTAAGTGAACTCCGTTCTAAGAGAATGGTTAAGATTTTCCAAACTTCTATGTTGTTCCCTTACTTCTTGTCTTGGGTTATCATCAGTTTCTTTACAGATGCCTTCCTAAACATTGATAAAGGGGTATTCAACCATTTCCTAGAATCTATCGGAATGAAGGAAGTCAATTTCTACGCTGACTTGGGCATCTGGCCTTATCTCCTACTTTTCCTTGGTATTTGGAAAGGCTTTGGATATAGCAGTGTCATGTACTATGCGACAATCATGGGAATTGATCCAACCTACTACGAAGCAGCGACAGTGGACGGGGCTAGCAAATGGCAACGAATTCGCAATGTAACTATTCCGCAGTTGACACCATTGGTAACTGTATTGACCATCCTTGCAGTCGGAAACATCTTCCGTGCAGACTTTGGTCTCTTCTACCAAATCCCCCACAATGCTGGTCAGCTTTATAATGTAACCAACGTCTTGGACGTATATGTTTATAACGGTTTGACTCAGACAGCGGATATCGGGATGGCTTCAGCAGCAGGTCTCTACCAATCAGTTGTCGGCTTGATTCTGGTTATCCTATCAAACTTACTGGCAAGACGAGTTGATCCAAACTCAGCCTTGTTCTAG
- a CDS encoding carbohydrate ABC transporter permease has product MAEKKIKKEKIDNVGIHSFSKKADIFFSTISGLVALSCILPFVFVIVISVTDEKSILQNGYSFFPSQFGLDGFEFLAQFKDKILQALFISVFVTVVGTITNVFITTTYAYAISRTTFKYRRFFTIFALLSMLFNAGLVPGYIVVTRLLQLGDTVWALIVPMLLSPFNIILMRSFFKKTIPEAILESARIDGASEARIFFQICLPLSLPGIATITLLTALGFWNDWFNALLYIKSDNLYPLQYLLMQIQQNMDYIAKAVGLSGQLGVALPKETGRMAMVVVATLPIAILYPFFQRYFVKGLTIGGVKE; this is encoded by the coding sequence ATGGCAGAAAAGAAAATTAAAAAAGAAAAAATTGATAATGTCGGCATTCACTCCTTCAGTAAGAAAGCAGATATCTTCTTTAGTACCATTTCTGGTTTGGTTGCCCTTTCTTGTATCCTACCTTTTGTATTCGTTATCGTTATTTCGGTGACAGATGAAAAGAGTATCCTCCAAAATGGATATAGCTTCTTCCCATCTCAATTTGGATTAGACGGTTTTGAGTTTTTGGCACAGTTTAAGGATAAAATCCTCCAAGCCCTCTTCATCTCAGTCTTTGTAACAGTGGTGGGGACTATCACAAACGTTTTTATCACAACAACTTATGCCTACGCTATTTCACGGACAACCTTTAAGTATCGCAGATTCTTTACGATTTTTGCCCTTCTTAGTATGTTGTTTAACGCGGGTTTGGTACCGGGCTATATCGTGGTAACTCGTTTACTTCAACTTGGTGATACAGTTTGGGCCTTGATTGTTCCAATGCTTCTCTCACCATTTAACATCATCTTGATGCGTTCCTTCTTCAAGAAGACCATTCCAGAAGCTATTCTAGAATCCGCTCGTATCGATGGTGCTAGTGAGGCCCGGATCTTCTTCCAAATCTGTTTGCCATTGTCACTACCAGGTATCGCAACCATCACGCTCTTAACAGCTCTTGGTTTCTGGAATGACTGGTTCAACGCCCTTCTTTATATCAAGAGTGACAACTTGTATCCATTGCAATATTTGCTCATGCAAATCCAACAAAATATGGACTACATCGCCAAAGCAGTCGGCCTGTCTGGTCAACTGGGAGTTGCTCTACCGAAAGAAACAGGACGTATGGCCATGGTTGTGGTTGCAACACTTCCAATCGCGATTTTGTATCCATTCTTCCAACGCTACTTTGTAAAAGGTTTGACTATCGGTGGTGTGAAAGAATAG